The proteins below come from a single Prolixibacter sp. NT017 genomic window:
- a CDS encoding cation diffusion facilitator family transporter produces MSSHHHSHHHHEQASVDNMTGKKLFLTIILNFLITAAQIVGGILSNSLALISDALHNLSDGVAVLLAWIAYRLGKKPGTPRQTFGFRRSEILAAFINSVALIAISVYLIVEAAQRFADTTPVDGGIMLWLGIIGLIANTISVLLLQKDKGSNINVRAAYLHLLGDALTSLAVIIGAIVIEVWQIYWIDPLVTVIISVYILYHTIGLLKESTSVLMQFTPSEVDLVEAKQKLETLPEINNVHHLHSWALSEGSLYFEAHVNLQNDLPTSQTIEVRHTIEELLHHEYGIEHVTLQFEYNSRHHPGVLAGGNGCC; encoded by the coding sequence ATGAGTTCACATCATCATAGCCATCATCACCATGAGCAAGCTTCGGTTGATAATATGACCGGGAAGAAGCTTTTTTTGACGATTATTTTGAATTTTCTCATAACAGCTGCTCAGATTGTGGGAGGAATTCTTTCTAACAGTTTAGCGCTGATTTCGGACGCATTGCACAATTTGAGTGATGGTGTGGCTGTGTTGCTTGCGTGGATTGCTTACCGACTTGGAAAAAAGCCGGGTACTCCCCGTCAGACGTTTGGCTTTCGGCGAAGCGAAATATTGGCGGCGTTCATCAATTCAGTGGCCCTGATTGCGATTTCGGTTTACCTGATCGTGGAAGCAGCTCAGCGTTTTGCTGACACGACTCCTGTGGATGGTGGCATTATGTTGTGGCTCGGAATTATTGGATTGATAGCGAATACCATTTCAGTGCTTCTTCTGCAAAAAGACAAAGGAAGTAACATTAACGTTCGGGCTGCTTATTTGCATTTGTTAGGCGATGCGCTTACCTCGCTGGCTGTTATTATTGGTGCCATTGTGATTGAGGTTTGGCAGATTTACTGGATCGACCCGTTGGTGACAGTCATCATCAGTGTATATATTTTGTACCATACCATAGGGTTGCTGAAAGAGTCGACCTCCGTGCTGATGCAGTTTACGCCTTCGGAAGTTGATTTGGTGGAAGCAAAGCAGAAACTGGAAACGTTGCCGGAAATAAATAACGTGCATCATCTTCATTCCTGGGCGTTATCCGAAGGCAGTCTGTATTTTGAAGCGCATGTCAATCTGCAAAATGATCTTCCAACCAGCCAAACCATTGAAGTACGACATACAATCGAAGAACTGCTGCATCATGAATATGGCATCGAGCATGTCACATTGCAGTTTGAATACAACAGCCGTCACCATCCGGGAGTATTGGCAGGAGGAAATGGCTGTTGTTAG
- the selD gene encoding selenide, water dikinase SelD: MEKGSDNKIPVEPLRLTQYSHGAGCGCKISPKVLRNILAETKTEVDDPNLLVGNGTLDDAAVYAIDDEKVLISTTDFFTPIVDDPYDFGGIASVNAISDIYAMGGKPLMAIAILVWPVDKLPAETAGKVLEGAKRACAQAGIAIAGGHSIDGPEPVFGLAVTGIASRDHVKKNSSAKAGCELYLTKPLGVGILTTAQKQGLLKEEDLDVARNSMITLNKIGQELGELEGVTAITDVTGFGLLGHLSEICEGSNLSATVELAKVPVLNNLDFYIKHKTFPGGTFRNFDSYGHKISRLTEEQKVVLCDPQTSGGLLVAVDPVHRDKFHEVTERYGMQLEAFGVLTEPKEFVVEVK, from the coding sequence ATGGAAAAAGGTTCAGATAACAAAATACCAGTTGAACCCCTTAGGCTCACTCAATATTCGCATGGAGCGGGATGTGGTTGCAAGATTTCTCCAAAGGTTCTTCGGAACATTCTAGCCGAGACGAAAACCGAAGTTGACGATCCCAATCTGTTGGTTGGCAACGGAACACTTGACGATGCGGCGGTGTATGCCATCGATGATGAAAAAGTGCTCATATCTACCACCGATTTCTTTACGCCTATCGTTGACGATCCCTACGATTTTGGCGGCATTGCATCGGTGAATGCGATCAGCGACATTTACGCCATGGGTGGCAAACCTTTGATGGCCATTGCCATTTTGGTTTGGCCGGTAGACAAGCTTCCTGCCGAAACAGCGGGCAAAGTTCTCGAAGGAGCCAAACGAGCCTGTGCACAAGCTGGTATTGCCATTGCCGGCGGTCACAGCATCGATGGCCCGGAGCCTGTCTTTGGATTGGCCGTAACCGGAATCGCTTCGCGTGACCACGTTAAAAAGAACAGTTCAGCGAAAGCCGGATGTGAACTGTACCTTACCAAACCATTGGGCGTTGGCATTTTAACGACTGCACAAAAACAAGGTCTTCTGAAAGAAGAAGATTTGGACGTCGCCCGCAACTCGATGATTACGCTGAACAAGATTGGTCAGGAACTGGGGGAATTGGAGGGAGTTACGGCCATTACCGACGTAACCGGATTCGGATTACTGGGACACCTCTCTGAAATTTGTGAAGGAAGTAATCTGAGTGCCACTGTAGAATTGGCTAAAGTCCCGGTGCTGAATAATCTTGATTTCTATATCAAACATAAAACCTTCCCGGGAGGAACATTTCGGAATTTCGATAGCTACGGGCACAAGATTTCTCGTCTGACGGAAGAGCAAAAAGTAGTGCTGTGCGACCCACAAACCAGTGGAGGACTTTTGGTCGCGGTTGATCCGGTCCACCGGGATAAATTTCATGAAGTGACCGAGCGATATGGAATGCAGTTGGAGGCTTTCGGCGTTTTAACCGAACCGAAAGAATTTGTTGTGGAGGTAAAATAA